The genome window tatatctatacgtagattatgaagaggctgtcatcggttgccgtaagacaaagaGGAAAAgaatacacgcttctcaaaagacagtttatttgtcaacgtttcgatcggagaccgatctttatcaaggcaaaatttacgaggcttcgatgcgcttttatagcatcgtccgcCGTGCAGGCAGGGCGACAAAAAAAATcataaatgtagaaatgaaaatatcagtagccaaaagaccacaaatatacactcggacatagaaaaagcacgttcatcctcgaagaaaaaaaaaagtaaacatataCATGTCTAtgtagataatctcggtggacacaatcagtaagtacattcctttcgtacattgtcaagccccacctctccggctccctcctcatttgttcgtgaagcatagtgaagggtgaggcttcaCGGAAGAAGGGCTAAGCGTtcaaaaaaagggtctatgcactataggcccccttcacgagtttaatataaacaaattatcactgcgcaaaacatgcacacaatacacgcgaaatcctgaaaaacgcacgttagacaaaagcgataattccaaatatgatatcgtgaagtatgatgcaacgccattaaaaacacaAGCATTTTTTTCGCTCAGTAGttgttttagcggcgtcacttcagttacgatcacgatccatgcaatcgacgtgtcacagcgagcgcatcatttcactgtttgtagacaacgattacctcgcacggcgtttctcattgtaAGGCGTTCGTGCaccgagcgcgatacttacgcgacgggcacttccacctagcacatcattctgggctggtggaactaaattccattgatacgacgcaactgcgccaataggcacacgtcaaaTAATCACAAACGtaccagatgaccacaattactTTCTTGTTATAAATtgcacaccactgcatattctccacacctggtttgtttactttcgcattgtgttgcgctaacgggctatatatatgttggtcgctttctttctctcacgcttcgtccgcacatacgtcgcttATATAGGCGCAGAGCGCGGCGCATATCACAagagatcaccaagattcccacgtcgCGAGCTCGaagtaacacacacacgcgcacatgtggcaacgctaatgcaatggcttttgcgggcggtaaatcgtacacagacgcgcacattccgacttcactttcacctcactgcacacgaatgagcgcgacgacaatcgccgatgtggtgaccctcaggcgatatgcttgatgtgTCCAAACGATGGGGGGAAcgcacgccgtgttgcaacttgacggtgccgaaacgacggaacgcgctaaagctcGATTTGTGTGACCTATTTGGTCACACAAATCGAGCATTCATGTGCAGCTAAAGAAACCACATTCCAGTGCTCAGGAACCCAAACCATGCCAAGACCACTTTCAGAAGGTCTCTCTGAGGCAACCTGCAACTTTTACACCGGGCTTGGACTAGATGGCTTTTAGAAACTGGTCACAACAGTGGCTCGGTGTGGTCAAGTTTGTGGAAGCATGACCATTGAGGACCAGGTATTGTTAACACTCATGAGACTTCGCTTAGGGCTTTTGTATTTAGACTTAGCACTGAGGTTTGGCACATCTGTGGCGCACACGGGTAAAATATTTCGCAGAATGATTGGAATTCTAGAGGGCATTATGAGGAATGTCGTCGTGTGGCTGCCAATTGAAACAATTTTGGCAACAATGCCAAGGCAATTTTCTGAAAGTCAGTATGCCGACACCACCTGCATCATAGACTGCACGGAAGTCTACATGCAGCGGCCTAAGAAACTTTATCCAAGAGGGCAGACATACAGCCCATGCAAGAGTTGTAACACGGTTAAATTCCTCGTGGCAATTGCACCAAGTGGCTTTGTAATGTTTGTATCAAACGCATACGGTGGACGAGCTTCAGACAAATTTATTGTTGAAGAGTGTGGACTTGTTGACAACTTGATTGAAGGTAATGTAATCATGGCAGACAGGGGCATTAGTCTGAGCGATTCCATGAAGAGAAAGGGCGTGAAGCTCAACATGCCAGCCTTCGCAAAAGGCAAGCTTCAGTTCAGTGAACGAGAGGCAACTACTTCGAGAAGGATCTCAAACCTGCGAATTCATGTTGAACGTGCCGTGAATAGAAATAAAGTATACAGAATTCTGACGCACTCATTGCCAATACACCACAAGAAGTTGATGAAGAGCATTGTTCTGGTGTGTGCCGGTTTGTGCAATCTGAAAGGACCACTTATTGCTGACTCGATTGAAAAAGATAAAGAGGAAAGTGAGAATTAAGCGGACCACATGCAAGACACAATTACCCTTTGGCATGCGAAAGTGCAATCATTACTAAATCTATTTTTCCCAGAAAATGTGCATTACTTTTATAATGGACCATGTATATATTTTGGATGCTGCGAAAGGAGACTAGATTCAGTAACACTGTGTTTTACCCATTGTGTTCCATATGCAGCACATGATATCAAGCATTACAAACATGTGGTGACTGAAGCGTGCGAAAGTCCTCgagaactctctctctctctttttttcaacCTCAGCTACACCTCTAAGTGTTTGAGGTAAAATTTGCATGCTTTAAACATGGTTGCATACACCGCTTGCTGCAGCGATATTTGCTTACATAAACAGAACTGTATCAAGCAGAATTTTGATTGTATGCTTTATTGAAAAACCATTccaaaaataaaaattcaattTTACACAGTGCACACTGCAGCGTCTTTTGCTAGTACAAAGTCCTTATATTCAGATATGTCTAAGGTGTTGCTGCGAACAGCATCAACAAGCCTTGGCAAGTAGTGCCTGAGGTAAAATTCTGACAGCCTTGAAATGTGAAAGTATACAAAATCTGC of Rhipicephalus sanguineus isolate Rsan-2018 unplaced genomic scaffold, BIME_Rsan_1.4 Seq8421, whole genome shotgun sequence contains these proteins:
- the LOC125756806 gene encoding uncharacterized protein LOC125756806 gives rise to the protein MTIEDQVLLTLMRLRLGLLYLDLALRFGTSVAHTGKIFRRMIGILEGIMRNVVVWLPIETILATMPRQFSESQYADTTCIIDCTEVYMQRPKKLYPRGQTYSPCKSCNTVKFLVAIAPSGFVMFVSNAYGGRASDKFIVEECGLVDNLIEGNVIMADRGISLSDSMKRKGVKLNMPAFAK